In Macadamia integrifolia cultivar HAES 741 chromosome 13, SCU_Mint_v3, whole genome shotgun sequence, one DNA window encodes the following:
- the LOC122060039 gene encoding pentatricopeptide repeat-containing protein At2g27610-like, whose protein sequence is MGFLQSIFLCNNIIHAYSERISIDDAQKLFGEMTEPNVISWTNLISGYAQMGKLTQAVALFRRMQEHNNGEGKEGRCIPNCFTFGSILKGCTRTKDLQTGMQIHCATGKFGFDSDTFIASTLVDMYAKCGQIDSSWRVFAQAQDKDVVTWTSMITGFANHMHPEFKNAAFILFKDMIRNGLWPLGITFSSLVKVFNEPTRLNQAKQVHGCLVKFGIEVDSQLGSSLVDMYGKCEGIDEAIKIFLRLDKKDVVSWTSLLVAYLNNRLYVEAINVIHTMVVEKGMEVRDAISWMALLSSFTQTGFGEEALFLFQKMLLTGLSLPVFIITCAMRACSTIASLSVANQLHSRIIKMGFSNDLSVRNSLITMYAKCGEIDIALRLFNSMSKRDTISWNAIIAALSQHGFGKEALELFHIMKMEGFQPDDFTLLGVLVSCSNIGLVNEGYENFKSMTTDYNLKPKMEHYASIVSLLGRAGRLDDALVFINSIPSDPDIMIWEALLASCRVQGNIKLVKFAAEKILQMKPEDPSAYILLSSIHASMGMWDQKADVLMMMRDQKLRRQPSQSWIEVKGMTHVFYMEDKSHPLTPFIYSKLDELNTKLKEAGYVPNVNLVFHYIKPEQKEYSLLQHSEKLALAFGLITTVKGSPIRIMQNLRCCGDCHVFFKLISKIEDCQIVLRDSNRFHHFFHGSCTCKDYW, encoded by the exons ATGGGTTTTCTCCAATCCATCTTCCTCTGCAACAATATCATCCACGCTTACTCTGAACGCATCTCAATTGATGATGCCCAGAAACTGTTCGGTGAAATGACTGAACCAAATGTAATCTCATGGACTAACTTGATTTCTGGTTATGCTCAGATGGGGAAACTGACACAGGCAGTGGCCCTCTTTAGAAGGATGCAAGAACACAACaatggagaaggaaaagaaggtaGATGCATTCCTAACTGCTTCACTTTTGGAAGCATTCTTAAAGGGTGTACTCGTACAAAAGACCTGCAAACTGGGATGCAAATTCACTGTGCCACTGGTAAATTTGGGTTTGATTCTGACACATTTATAGCTAGCACACTTGTTGACATGTACGCTAAGTGTGGGCAAATTGATAGCTCATGGAGGGTCTTTGCTCAGGCCCAAGACAAAGATGTGGTAACTTGGACTTCCATGATCACTGGTTTTGCCAACCATATGCATCCAGAGTTCAAGAATGCTGCATTCATCCTCTTCAAAGACATGATTAGAAATGGGCTATGGCCTCTAGGTATTACCTTTTCCAGTCTAGTAAAGGTCTTCAATGAACCAACAAGACTTAACCAGGCAAAGCAAGTACATGGCTGTTTAGTGAAGTTTGGGATTGAAGTTGATTCTCAGCTGGGAAGTTCTCTAGTTGACATGTATGGTAAGTGTGAGGGAATTGACGAGGCAATCAAGATATTTTTAAGGCTTGATAAAAAAGATGTCGTATCGTGGACTTCATTGTTAGTTGCTTACTTGAATAACAGGTTATATGTGGAAGCTATCAATGTTATCCATACGATGGTGGTGGAGAAg GGCATGGAGGTTCGAGATGCTATCTCATGGATGGCATTGCTATCTTCTTTCACACAGACTGGTTTTGGAGAAGAAGCCCTCTTCTTGTTTCAGAAAATGCTTCTCACAGGTCTTAGCTTGCCTGTATTCATTATCACCTGTGCAATGAGGGCATGCTCTACAATTGCAAGTCTCTCTGTAGCCAATCAGCTCCATTCAAGGATCATCAAGATGGGATTCAGCAATGATCTCTCAGTCAGAAATTCTCTTATTACAATGTATGCAAAGTGTGGGGAAATAGATATTGCTTTGAGGCTCTTTAATTCCATGAGTAAGAGAGACACAATCTCGTGGAATGCTATAATTGCAGCACTTTCACAGCATGGCTTCGGGAAAGAAGCTCTTGAACTGTTTCACATAATGAAAATGGAAGGCTTCCAGCCTGACGACTTCACTTTACTTGGAGTTCTAGTTTCTTGCAGCAACATCGGTCTGGTCAACGAGGGATATGAAAACTTCAAATCCATGACCACGGATTACAATTTGAAGCCTAAAATGGAGCACTATGCCTCAATTGTTAGTCTGCTTGGTCGAGCTGGTAGGCTTGATGATGCCTTGGTGTTCATTAACTCTATACCGTCTGATCCTGACATCATGATTTGGGAAGCTTTGCTTGCGTCCTGCAGGGTCCAAGGAAACATAAAGTTAGTAAAATTTGCAGCGGAGAAGATCTTGCAGATGAAGCCAGAGGATCCTTCTGCATATATTCTTCTGTCAAGCATTCATGCTTCAATGGGCATGTGGGACCAAAAGGCCGATgttttgatgatgatgagagATCAAAAATTAAGAAGGCAACCTTCTCAAAGCTGGATTGAGGTTAAAGGAATGACCCATGTGTTCTATATGGAAGATAAGTCTCACCCACTGACCCCCTTTATATACTCAAAATTGGATGAGCTCAATACCAAACTGAAGGAAGCAGGATATGTTCCAAATGTAAACTTGGTTTTTCATTATATTAAACCAGAACAGAAAGAGTATTCTCTCCTACAACATAGTGAAAAGTTGGCACTGGCATTTGGACTGATAACTACTGTCAAAGGTTCTCCTATCCGGATCATGCAAAATCTACGGTGTTGTGGGGACTGTCATGTTTTCTTTAAATTGATTTCAAAGATTGAGGATTGTCAAATAGTGTTGAGAGACTCGAATCGATTTCATCATTTCTTTCATGGATCTTGTACATGTAAAGATTATTGGTAG